Proteins encoded together in one Amphiprion ocellaris isolate individual 3 ecotype Okinawa chromosome 14, ASM2253959v1, whole genome shotgun sequence window:
- the gng3 gene encoding guanine nucleotide-binding protein G(I)/G(S)/G(O) subunit gamma-3 — protein sequence MKGDTPVNSTMSVGQARKLVEQLKIEASFCRIKVSKAAADLMAYCDAHACDDPLITPVPTSENPFREKKFFCALL from the exons ATGAAAGGAGACACCCCAGTGAACAGCACCATGAGTGTCGGCCAGGCCAGGAAGCTGGTGGAGCAACTGAAGATCGAGGCTAGTTTCTGCAGGATAAAG GTGTCAAAGGCAGCGGCCGACCTGATGGCGTACTGCGACGCACACGCCTGTGACGACCCCCTGATCACCCCCGTGCCCACCTCAGAGAACCCCTTCAGGGAGAAGAAATTCTTCTGCgctctgctttga
- the banf1 gene encoding barrier-to-autointegration factor, producing the protein MSSTSQKHRDFVAEPMGEKPVMALAGIGDVLGKRLADKGFDKAYVVLGQFLVLKKDEELFRDWLKDVSGANAKQQGDCYGCLKEWCDAFL; encoded by the exons ATGTCTTCAACATCGCAAAAACATAGAGACTTTGTGGCCGAGCCCATGGGTGAGAAGCCTGTGATGGCTCTTGCAGGCATCGGAGACGTCCTTGGCAAGAGACTGGCAGACAAGGGTTTTGACAAG GCATATGTTGTTCTTGGGCAGTTTCTAGTCCTAAAAAAAGACGAGGAGCTTTTCCGAGACTGGCTGAAGGATGTTTCTGGGGCAAATGCCAAACAACAAGGTGACTGCTATGGCTGTCTTAAGGAATGGTGTGATGCCTTCCTATAA